The following DNA comes from Cryobacterium psychrophilum.
GATACGGCTTCGAATGCGTCAACCGGATTCCGAGGCGCGCGCAGGTCCGAGCGAGGGACTCGTCAACAAAAGCCGAGCCGTTATCGACGTAAATCGTGCCCGGGATACCGCGCGCTTCCAACGCCGGCCGGAGGGCCGCCGTGAGGCGGACGGAGTCTTCGGCGTAGGCCCACCGGCCTGCCGTCACCACGCGGGTGTGGTCGTCGAGGAACGCGAACAGATACGTTTTCCGCCCGTTGATCCGGGGCCCGTGGAGGCCGTCACCGACCCACATTTCGTTGGGGTAATCCGCCTCGAACCGGCCAAACACCTCGCGGACGCCGGTCGGGAGTTCCAGCGTGCGGAAGTGCCGCAGCAACGTCGACTCGCTCGGCGCGTCGCCGAGGGTGTCGATCATGATGCGCCGCACCTGCGCTGAGGTGCGGGCGGGCCGCTCCCGTTTCAGGGTCGCGGCCAAGGACAGGATCTGCGCCGGCGTCACGGCGCCCTGGGCGCGGCCGCGAGGTTTCAACGCGTCGAACCCGCCGGCCCGCCAAGCCCGAATCCACCGATCAATGGTGTCTTTGGAGACCGTCACCGTGCCGCCGAACGGACCCGGATGCACCAAAGCCGCGAGGTCCCTGACCATCGGACCGCGCTGACGCGTGGTGACCGCGGCATCGGCGGCAGCGCGGATCAGCTGATACCGGAACAGGGCGATCTTCTCCGTCCGGTCGCGGCGCACTGCCGTTTCCGACGGTGACCCTGCTGGCGGCGGCACGAGCAAAGACACGGCCGGGCGCGCCGGGGAAACCCGCGGCACCGCCGGCGGAACGATCGGCAGGCGTGCCGGTGGGATTGCGGGCATGAAGAGTCCTCTCAAACAGTGAACACGCCGATCACAGGGATATGGCCGGCGCTCCTGCCACCTTTCCCGCCGACCACGCCTTTGCGTAAGGGCCGATTGGTGTTGGGACCCGCAGCCCACCAGCTCGAGCAAAACAAGCGTCCGTTCGTCGTGGCGATCCCGGCCTGGATCCACGTCACCGCGACGGTCGCGGCAAACCGGCGCCCCAGTCCCGCGGCATACGCCATCAGCGCCGACAACGCCTCACCCCGGGCCGTGCCAGCAGGCTTGGGCCAGAGCACGACAGCGTCCGGCGCATCCCGCACCAACAAACCCGTGAACCTGTCCCCGATCGAAGCGGCCGACACGGCGAACGCGCGTAGCCAGCCGCGGACCGTCGAGACCGGTCTTCCGCAGCCCGCGGCAATCTTCCGGTGGCCCCAGCCCAGCGCTGCCTTCGCCTCGATCGCTGCCGCGATCACCTCAGCCGTATCGGCCCGCCGCGCGGCCAACCGCACCTCGAGGAGCACATGCGTGCCCTGGCATGCCGTGCACCGGGAACGGCGCGGCCGGAGCCTGCGGCCCGCCCAATCCGTGCCGAGGCCGTCCCGAATGACGCGGTCCCTCGCCCACCCCCACGGGCGCAACCGGCCACCACAATCAGGGCACGCTACGCGCCCGACCCGCAGGTCCAACTCGACAACAACAGAATCATGACTTACCGTGAGCATCAGCGCGGCCTTACGCGTCAGAACGGCCCGGCGTGATCCGCAAAGATCGCACGCCGGGCCATTCGTCTATCCGGACATCGTCAGCCTGACGCCGCCGACGAGCAGATACCAAATCCCGGCGCGCTAAAACCCATCGTCACCGGGGAAGACGCCTACGTCGTCATCCCGGGAGACGTACAACAGCAGCTCCGAAGTCCAGACGAACGGTATGAGGATCACGATGGATTCGGTCGCTAGTAGAACTGTTGCCGTGAGGACTGCTTTGCTTATTCCGCGCGCGCCTCGGATCACAGGGAACAGAAAGCCGAAGGCAAAACCGTAGATCGGAAACCGAAGACCGATGATTGACGCTAGGCCACTCGTCAGGACCCACGGCCCATTTGCATCGTCCGCCAACGAGAGAATGTAGCTCAAGGGGCCGAGGGCGAAGGGCAGACCTGCGACTGTTGCTACAACTGCACCGAAGGCCCCGCGGCGAAGGGCGCCACGAGGCGTTCCGCCCCAGCTCATGGCCTCGGCGTTGGTGAGATGGTCAGCGTAGTGGTGCTTCATAATCTCGGATTTTGTCGCGTCGAGTTCAGCCGCTTTGACCTCGCCGGTGGCGATTGATTTTCGAAGTGAGTCTGCATAGTCTCGGTTCATTCGACGCTCGCCAACGGTTCGGGCGAACTCGCGCACGCCCGAACCGATACTGGCATCGCTCGGCGTGAACCACCGTTCGTCGACGTTCTTGACCACGAGCAGGAGACCAGCCAGAACCGCACCGAGAAGCAAAGAAATCGGTAATCCGATGAAGGTTGTGGTGCGGAACAAAAGCACAACACCGACGAACACGAGGCCACGTCGTAACCACACGCCAACGTCTTTTCCTGCGCCCGACGTTCCCCCGATCAGCAGTACAGTGAGTGCGATGATGATCGGGTCAATGAAGACGCGTGTCATTCCCCACGCGTCGTTAACGCCGACGGGACTATCTGGGCTAAATATTCGGGGGCCAGTCGTGGCGATGGCGACCGTCGCGGTGGCTAGTATCAGCCCGCGACGTAGCGCACGATTGTGGACGTCGAGGATGCGCATAACGGAAGCCACCAGGGCTGATAGAGCTCCAGCGATCACAGCGACAACGACGATGTGAGCCGCGACGTCGGTCCAGAATAGGTTGTGGATCGACGTTAAGGCTATGAAAGCGCTCGCTAAGCATGCTGCCGCGAGCCCGCCAAGAAGCGAGAACGCTCCGCCAAGGGCGCCGCTGAACAAAGAGCCGCCGACAGCGACCGCTGCGAAACCAATGGCGAACAACGGTAGAACCTGTTCAAAAAGCGTCGATGGACTCATGGTCCGACTGACCGGTAGCGAAAGTAGAAGTGAGATCGAAGCTACGCCGACGATGACCAGAGCAACCGTGATTCCTGTCGGTAACTTTAAGGAAGAGCGTGGCGATGGACGCCTAGGAAAGAGCAAACTCCAGATCCATGGGAGAGCCGCAGCCAGCATCACCGTCGACAAATTGCCCTGAGCAAAGCCCGCGACGAGCCACTCGCCCTGCGAAGCGTCTCGCGGCCTGTCTAAAGCGTTCAGCTGGTCTCCCCATTCGCTCAAGGCGCGATCTAGGTAGTCTGAGAGCGTAGCCAAGGAGAAGATGCCTAAGGCAGCGACAAGCGGGCCGATCTGAGTCCATGGCTGCGGTGTGTGCTCTGGTGTCGGACTACCGCGTCGTCTGCTCCTGAAAAGCCAAACGTAGAGGAGTATCCAAATGCCAGAGGCCCAGACCAATGATCCGAATCCGTACCTGTCTAACCAATTGCCTGCGACTGAAGGGGGTGGCTGCACGTCCGAAAGTGCGCCAGCCTGAGTGAAATTGAAACTCACACTTTCCCCAAGATTGCCACCGATTGGTACGACATCGGCTGTTTTCGCAGTTTGGGCGGCGATGAGCTCTCTCGGTCGCGCGCTGGTTAGATCCCATTGGTCTTCAAGCGCAAACCGTACATCTGCTTCTGCTGAGTAAGGGGGCCTGTAGGTCAGGACGAAGGGCACACGAAATTCATGCAGATTTTCTGACACCCATTGGAATGCGAGTGATGCTTGGTCCTGATCGGTGGCGGTAGTCACTATCAAAGGCGTCGGCCGTAGTTCCAGATAGCCCGAGTTGCCGGAAAGTTCGATATACCCTGTCGCCGCGCCGATCGCCATCGGGTAGTCCCGCACCCACGCGAGTACATCGTCACGCAGTATTGCATCGTCGGCGTGCACCGTAAGATCGACCGTCACGATGACCCGGTCATCCGCAGCGACGTTGATAGCAATCTCACGTCCATCGGCTGATGCCCCATATACTGCTTGCCGCAATCGGTCGTTTTCAAGATCACCCACTGAGCCGAACCGCGCGCTACTTGCGGCCGAGACGGAGATCGTACCGAGCAGCAGAAGCGCTGACCCAAGCACTAATGAGATGGTTCTAAAAACCACTGGTTTCAACTTAGGCGCCGAGACCATCTCTGCTCCCTTTCATGCCGAGGAACTAGCTGGAAGATAGCAGGGAAACCGACTCCGCACTAGTGACGCAGCCGCGCCGTGCGCCACCTCACGAACGGCTGGGTTGTCACCGATGATCGTTTTAGTCGTGGCTTCATGGCCTGGTCAATTCCTGTCATCGCAATCCAGTTAGCGATGACCGAAACCAGCGTTGAAATCATCGCGCGCAGCATCACCGGGAGTGTCTCAGTAACGGTGTTTCCGGCGTTTTTCGTTAGTAGGATTCGGCGTTCGGCCAGCGCTCCTGAAACGTGATGGCGAAGGCGTTGAGAGCTGGCTTCCAATGCATCGTCCACCTTGTTCGGCCCACCCCGGTGGGGTCGAGACTGCGGGTCACGAGGTACAAGCATTTTAGAGCCGCTTGTTCGGTGGGGAAATGTCCTCGAGCTCGCACTGCTCGCCGGTAGCGGGCGTTGAGCGATTCGATCGCGTTGGTGGAGCAGATTACCTGGCGAATCTCGGGGTCATACGACAGGAACGGGGTGAATTCTTCCCACCCCGATTCCCAGAGCCTGATAATCGCACCGTACTTCTTGCCCCAGGTTTCGGTCAGATCGTCCAACGCTGCGCGGGCGGCATCGACAGAGCAGCGGTCTAGGTCGGTTTCACGGCCCGTTTCAGTGTGTCCCAGTCCTTCTTCGACGCGAGCCTGAACGTGTTCCGAAGCAGGTGAATGACACACGTTTGCACCATCGTCAGCGGCCAGACGTTTCCCACGACGTCGTGCAGTCCTTTCAGACCGTCCCAGATCTTCACCACGATCGCGTCAATAAGGATCGCCGCGTAGACGCGGCGGTTTCTAATGGTCGTTGCGAATCGGGTATGTTCTTGTGCGGTGTCCTAAGTGTCGCATAGCGCGCTCGGGTGAGATATCTCCTAGGCAGGTGCGAGGCCGGTCGTTGAGTTCGTCGGCGACGGTGTTGAGATATTCTTGGTCCCAACGATTCAGATCGGTGCCCTTGGGAAAGTATTGACGAAGGAGCCCGTTGGTGTTCTCGTTCGTGCCGCGCTGCCATGGCGAATGAGGATCGGCGAAGTAGATCTGGAGTCCGGTCTCGGGGTGCCTGAATCGTCACGGGCCCGGTCGTGGGACTGATGACCGTTTTGGGTCGGGTTCCGTTTCTCACGTTGGTGTCGTCGCGCTCGTCCGGCACCCGGTTCTTCTCAGGGCCGAGGTGATCGTTCATTTCCTCGTTCAGCGCCGTCTCAAGAAATGTTTTCGTGAACTGGCCCAGCAGCCCATTCGGACCATCCAGGGCCAGCCCTTGCTCTTGGGCCAGGCGCACCCATTCCTTCGCGGCCACCTCCTCACGGGTGGGCTCAGTTTTTGTCTTCTTCGTCACAGCGTCAGGTGTCGTCATCGCGGCACCTTTCCCGCCAGACCCAAGTCCAGCGTGTTAGGCCGGAAACACCGTTTAAGAGACAGTCCCTTCTCGCTGGCGAATCCATTTATGCATGCCACGGTCTGTGATTCTTGCTGCGGGGAGATAAGGACTTGGACCTGGATTCTGGGCCGGACGGTGTGCTTTCTGGCGAGTCGGTTTTGGCGATTCCTGAGGAAGGTGCCGGCGACGGGCCTGGTTAGTGTGCTTCAAGCTCGGTTTTCCGGTTTTCCGGTTTCGCGGTCACTAGCCGGGATCCACCGGTAGAGGGTCGGGATCGAGCCCCCGACGTTGTGGGGGATATCGGCGGCGGAGATGCCTTGGGCGAGCAGTTGCCTCGCGTCCGTGATCTTGCGGTTGGTCATGACGCGTTTGCGAGCGGCCTCGAGCCCGGCGCGGGTGCGTTCGACGGTGAGTGCTCGTTCCATTAGGGCGAGGGCGGCCATGACGTGGAAGAAGATTCGGCCCGCAGCGGTCGTCATTTCGATTTGATCGGTGAGGGAGCGGAACCCGACGCGGCGTGCTCGAGAGGGTCGGTGAAGGCGATGAGGTTCTTCACGGGCGCAGGGTCGTCGCTCGGACCACGTACGGCAGCAGCGCCGATGCGAACAGCCGGCTCACCCGCGCCGGGATCGAGGCCACCAGCGTCGTCGGAATCTCCCGTCCTGTTCTGTGTAGAGATACACTGTCTGTGTTATCGGGGTTCTCTGATGACGGGCTGACCCACCGTATCGGGCGAGAAAAAGGGAGAATTCGGTGGACGAACCTGAAGCCGCGTCCGAATGGCTCACCGTCGGCGCGCGCATCCGCGCATCACGGGAGGCCGCCGGCATGAGCATCCGCGAGCTCGGGCGCCGCATCGACGTCTCGGCCAGCCATGTCTCCCAGGTCGAGCGGGGGCTGGCCGCCTTCAGCGTGCGGGCTCTCTACAACGTCGTCAGCGCGCTGGGCATCTCGATGGACAGCCTCTTCGAAGCGGCCGCGACGACCGAGGGCGAGCCGATCGTGCCGCTCGAGGGGGTCGTCGCGACGGCGCAGAATACCTCGCTTGACGAGGCGGGCATTGTGCTGCGCGGCAACGCACGCCCGACAATCCGCCTCAAATTCGGCCCACGCTGGGAGCGGCTCACCCCGCGTGCCGAAGACGGCGCCGAATTCATCGAGGTGGTCTACGACTCCGCGCCGGGAACCCAGCCGCCGGAGGACTTCATCCGCCACGGCGGGCGCGAGTACGGTGTCATTGTCTCGGGAACGCTCAACGCGCAGGTGGGATTCAGCCAGACCCAAATGCATGTCGGGGACTCGATCGCCTTCGATTCGCGCATCCCGCATCGCTTCTGGAACAGCTCGACCGAGCCGGTCAGGGCGGTGTGGCTCGTTCTAGATGAGCGGGGAGACTCTGGCGCACGCGGTGCCGCGGCGAGTTCCACTGAGCGGCATTCCAGCTTCTGACTCCGCGGCCACGGGCGGATTCTGCCTGTCGACCGGCAGTGGTTTTTTAAATTACAGCGGTCTTGCTTTCCATTGGATCCAACCACTAGTGTGGTCCACAGGTTGACACCTTATGTGTGAACCATTCCGCACAACCAATGGAGGTTGACAGTCGTGGCTGATCTAACAGGCAAGGTAATTCTCGTAACCGGCGGAGGTTCCGGCATCGGAGCTGGCATCGCCAAGGTGGTCGCCGAACACGGTGCGCAGGTGGTCATCACCGATATTCGGCTCGAGGCTGCCGAGAGCATCGCGACGGAGATCACCTCGGCCGGCGGACTCGCCCTCGGCCTCCAGCACGACGTGACGAGCGGCGATTCCAGCCGCGGTGTCGTGGCGGATGCGACGAAGCGTTTCGGCCGGGTCGATGGACTCGTGAACAACGCCGGCATCTCGAACCGCGTTCCGTTCAACGAGATGGACGAGGACGAGTGGAACCGCGTCATCAATGTGAACCTCAACGGGGTCTTCCACACCACCAGGGCGGTCGTGGATCAGATGATCGAACGCCGCTCCGGACGTATTGTCTCGAACGCCTCCTTCGTGGGGCTCCGCGGCATCCCGCTATTCAGCCACTACTGTGCCAGCAAATTCGGTGTGATGGGCCTCACCCAGTCGCTCGCCGTTGAGCTCGCCCCCTACGACATCACCGTGAATGCCGTGCTGCCCGGCGTCGTGCGCACGCCGCTCTGGGAGCCGATGCTCGACAAGGCCGCGGCGGCCGGCGGCATCACCCGGGAAGAGGCATGGGCAGGCGCGATCGCGCCGATTCCGCTCGGCCGTCCGCAGGAGCCGGACGACATCGGTGAGGCAGTTGCCTTCCTGTTGTCCGACAAAGCGCGCAACATCACGGGCGCGTCGATGAACGTCACTGGCGGGCAGCTGCTCCACTAATCTCTCGCACAGTTCGATCTCACCTGCGGCAAAGGAGCCCCTGCACATGAGTACAGCACGAGACGCTCAACCGGTTCGAAAAACGGTTATTGAAGCGCACGACATCGTCAAGCGGTTCGGCGGTGCCGTCGCCGTCGACCAGGTCGGTATAACCGTCGCCGCAGGTGAGATCCACGCCGTCGTCGGAGAGAACGGCGCAGGCAAATCGACGCTGATGCGCATCCTCGCCGGCATCCTGACACCGGACAGTGGCGGGGTCAGCGTCGATGGGAAACTCCTGGAACCGGGAGCGAAGGCCTCACTGGAGGCAGGAATCGCCCTGGTGCACCAGGAGCTCAGCCTCATCCCCGAGATGACGGTCGCCGAGAACATCCTGCTCGGGGTGACGCCGACGAAATTCGGTGTGATCGACTCGGCCCGCCAGCGGAAGATCGCCGGCGACGCGCTCGACCAGATCGGCGTCTCCGTCGACCTCAACGAGCCCGTGTCCCGGCTCTCGATGGCACTGCGCCAGTTTGTCGAGATTGCCCGCGCGGTCGCCCGAAACCCGCGGGTTCTCATTCTCGATGAACCCACCGCCACGCTGACTCCGGCCGAGACCGATTATCTGCTCAGCATGCTCCAGCGGCTGGCCGCCAGGGGCCTGGCGATCATCTACATCTCCCACCGGATTCCCGAGGTGTTCCGAATCTGCGAGCGGGCCACGATCCTCCGCGACGGCCAGGTCGTCGAGGTCATGACCATCGCCGAGACTAGTCCGAACGCCGTCATCGACAAGATGGTCGGCCGGGAGCTCAAGCTCGATCTGCAGACCCGCCGGGTGGCCGATCCGGGGGCCGTCGTACTCTCGGCGCGCGGCATTCGAGCGGCACGGGTCAACGGCATCGACCTCGACGTTCGCGCTGGCGAAATCGTCGGCATCGGCGGACTCGTCGGTGCGGGCCGCAGCGAGCTCGTGCGAGCGATAATCGGCGTGGACCCCCGCACGGCCGGCACCGCGACCATCACCATCGACGGCGAAACCAAGAACATCAACGGGTACGGGCATGCGGTCCGCAGCGGTATCGCATTCATCCCGGAGGAGCGCCGAACGGAGGGGCTCGCGCTCGATATGACCGTGGCTGAGAACATCACACTTCCCAACCGAGCGGCTCTCTCCACAGGAGGGTTTCTGCAACGAGGAAAGATCGCCGAGTTCGCGATGCGGCTCGCGAACACCGTCGGACTCCGACCGCCCGAGGTAGACCGAGCGGCCGGCCAGTACAGCGGCGGTAACCAGCAGAAGGTCGTCATCGCCAAGTGGCTGGGTCGGGAGCCGAAACTGATCGTGCTCGACGAACCCACCCGCGGAGTGGACGTCGGAGCCAAGTCCGAAATCCACCGCTTGTTGCGGGAGCTCGCCGACCAGGGCACTGCGGTGCTCGTTGTCAGCTCCGACCTGCCTGAGTTGCTCGAACTGTCCGACGTCATCCATGTCGTCAGAGACGGCCGCATTATGGGAACGCTCTCGCCCGATGAAGCAAACGAACGGTCGGTCATGGCGCTGGCTGCAGGAGAAAGGGTGGCGAGTTCCTCATGACTCATACCGAGATAATCAAGACGCCGACACTGGCGAGTACACGAGGCGGGTCAGGGAACAGCGCCTCGAAAATGGTCGCCTGGGTAGCCAGCCGCGGTATTTTCATCTTCACCGCGGTACTGCTGGTCTTCTCCGCGATCTTCGTGAACGGGTTCGCCAGCTCGGTGAACATCATCGACGTTTTCCACCGCGCGTCCGCCATTGGTATCGTCGCCATCGGCATGACATTCGTCGTGATCAGCGCGAACTACATCGACCTGTCGGTCGTGGCGCAGATCGCAACCTCCGGTGTGATCCTGATGGCGCTGAGCCCGACCTACGGCGTTCTCGGAGCGATGGCGATCGCCTTGTTCTTCGCCCTGCTGTACGGCCTGGTCAACGGCATCTCCGTGGGATTCCTCAAGGCGAATGCCGTGGTGGTCACCCTCGGAACGACCGGGATCGGGGCCGGTATCCTGAGCCTCGTCACCGGCGGTACGATTTACTACGGGCCGACCGGCGGACCGATTGACGCATTTGGAGATGCCCGGGTGGGCCCCTTTCCGCTCAGCGCCTTCGTGCTCATCGTCGTCGCTATCGTCGCGGGTATCGTGCTCTCGCGCACCAAGTTCGGCTTCATGATCCGCTCGTACGGTTCCAACAAGCAAGCCACGCGACTTGCCGGAGTGAACAGTGGCGGAGTCGTCGTCGGCGCCTTCGTGCTGACCGCTCTGGCCGCGATGATCGCCGGGTTCGTGCTCGCCGCCTACTCCAACACCGCGGTGTCGACCATGAGTGAGGGTTACGACTTCCGGGCGCTGGCGGCCGTGATCATCGGTGGCAACAGCCTCTTCGGCGGGCGCGGAAGTATTTTCCGAACCTTCATCGGCGTCATATTCATCAGTGTGCTCTCGAACATTTTAGTTCTCTCCGGGTTCTCCTTCGCCTGGCAACAGTTGGTCACCGGTGCGGTCATCGTCTTTGCCGTTGCACTGGATGCCCTGGCACGAAAGGCGGAAAAGCGATGAGTACGATCAAGCTTCAGGAAACGCAGACGGGTACCTGGAACCGCGTCAAGAACACGGTGGCGCGTCGCACCGAGGGCCGGGCAGTCGTTCTGCTCATCCTCGTGATTGTCGTCATCGCCATGCAGCAGCCCATCGTCTTCAATGCGTACGGTGTCAGTCTCGCCCGGGTCGCACTCGTCGGCATGGTCGCGCTGGGCCTGACCCTCGTGGTGCTGCAGGGTGAACTCGACCTGAGCGTGGGCAGCACGCTCGCCCTGACCGGCGTGGTTGTGGCGACCATCCCGGACCTGGGGCTCGGAATCATTGTCGGCCTCATAACCGGTCTGGTGATCGGGGCGCTCAACGCCTTCCTCATCGTGATCGTGGGGGTGAACTCGTTCATCGCCACCCTGGGCACGCTCTTCGCCCTTCGCGGACTCGCATTCGTGCTCAGCGACGGGCGGCCGGTACGAGT
Coding sequences within:
- a CDS encoding helix-turn-helix domain-containing protein, which gives rise to MDEPEAASEWLTVGARIRASREAAGMSIRELGRRIDVSASHVSQVERGLAAFSVRALYNVVSALGISMDSLFEAAATTEGEPIVPLEGVVATAQNTSLDEAGIVLRGNARPTIRLKFGPRWERLTPRAEDGAEFIEVVYDSAPGTQPPEDFIRHGGREYGVIVSGTLNAQVGFSQTQMHVGDSIAFDSRIPHRFWNSSTEPVRAVWLVLDERGDSGARGAAASSTERHSSF
- a CDS encoding SDR family NAD(P)-dependent oxidoreductase, which produces MADLTGKVILVTGGGSGIGAGIAKVVAEHGAQVVITDIRLEAAESIATEITSAGGLALGLQHDVTSGDSSRGVVADATKRFGRVDGLVNNAGISNRVPFNEMDEDEWNRVINVNLNGVFHTTRAVVDQMIERRSGRIVSNASFVGLRGIPLFSHYCASKFGVMGLTQSLAVELAPYDITVNAVLPGVVRTPLWEPMLDKAAAAGGITREEAWAGAIAPIPLGRPQEPDDIGEAVAFLLSDKARNITGASMNVTGGQLLH
- a CDS encoding sugar ABC transporter ATP-binding protein; amino-acid sequence: MSTARDAQPVRKTVIEAHDIVKRFGGAVAVDQVGITVAAGEIHAVVGENGAGKSTLMRILAGILTPDSGGVSVDGKLLEPGAKASLEAGIALVHQELSLIPEMTVAENILLGVTPTKFGVIDSARQRKIAGDALDQIGVSVDLNEPVSRLSMALRQFVEIARAVARNPRVLILDEPTATLTPAETDYLLSMLQRLAARGLAIIYISHRIPEVFRICERATILRDGQVVEVMTIAETSPNAVIDKMVGRELKLDLQTRRVADPGAVVLSARGIRAARVNGIDLDVRAGEIVGIGGLVGAGRSELVRAIIGVDPRTAGTATITIDGETKNINGYGHAVRSGIAFIPEERRTEGLALDMTVAENITLPNRAALSTGGFLQRGKIAEFAMRLANTVGLRPPEVDRAAGQYSGGNQQKVVIAKWLGREPKLIVLDEPTRGVDVGAKSEIHRLLRELADQGTAVLVVSSDLPELLELSDVIHVVRDGRIMGTLSPDEANERSVMALAAGERVASSS
- a CDS encoding ABC transporter permease, which translates into the protein MVAWVASRGIFIFTAVLLVFSAIFVNGFASSVNIIDVFHRASAIGIVAIGMTFVVISANYIDLSVVAQIATSGVILMALSPTYGVLGAMAIALFFALLYGLVNGISVGFLKANAVVVTLGTTGIGAGILSLVTGGTIYYGPTGGPIDAFGDARVGPFPLSAFVLIVVAIVAGIVLSRTKFGFMIRSYGSNKQATRLAGVNSGGVVVGAFVLTALAAMIAGFVLAAYSNTAVSTMSEGYDFRALAAVIIGGNSLFGGRGSIFRTFIGVIFISVLSNILVLSGFSFAWQQLVTGAVIVFAVALDALARKAEKR
- a CDS encoding DDE-type integrase/transposase/recombinase codes for the protein MPAIPPARLPIVPPAVPRVSPARPAVSLLVPPPAGSPSETAVRRDRTEKIALFRYQLIRAAADAAVTTRQRGPMVRDLAALVHPGPFGGTVTVSKDTIDRWIRAWRAGGFDALKPRGRAQGAVTPAQILSLAATLKRERPARTSAQVRRIMIDTLGDAPSESTLLRHFRTLELPTGVREVFGRFEADYPNEMWVGDGLHGPRINGRKTYLFAFLDDHTRVVTAGRWAYAEDSVRLTAALRPALEARGIPGTIYVDNGSAFVDESLARTCARLGIRLTHSKPYRPQGRGKIERFFNTVNSQFLTEITTVDTATGEVDAGVGSMVTSLDELNALFTSWVEMVYHQAVHSTTGQTPLQRWDASWAGRRPVRKEKTVIAEAFRWSTIRTVTKSATVSLQSNTYQVDQLLVGKRVELVYDPFDLAGLITVSAGNGVPAGIAVLSEIRRHVHKKAASAAADSIETGAKNAASGIDYLRLVETRHKGTMAGEPISFVKASTATARKVVFVPTVSEVTR